A region from the Bacillus sp. Marseille-P3661 genome encodes:
- a CDS encoding MFS transporter, translating to MEKQDSRYRWLVLFIVLFTYCIIVSQRTAPGLITDQLMEKFTVTASTMGLIASIQFLAYSGLQIPVGLFSDRYGPNLFFISGAMFSGVGTLLYSTAPNAGVLLFSRILVGVGDATIWVCLVLILSQWFRAQEFSNLLGFAGISGNLGFLLATYPFSAWIALTGWRQSFFITGLTIFVLGVLLYFILIHFPRRIVTDPPVLIKKEQKQEKISKQLVRLIKERQAWATFLSHYGIVGTYIGFIGSWAVPYGMEMYDLTRSQSSQLIMIGLIGGLIGSAILPYITNRMGSVKRPLLVVHIAVFLSWITFLLLNGKPTLFLLYFLFLILGFGSGSAPLTFVAIRQYFDIKEVGVASGFANTGGFLSAVLLPSFFGSVLDHYSGSIVVGYHYGFIIPIVFSCCGLIGGFMLKERTRAVDENKKSRKLVG from the coding sequence ATGGAAAAGCAAGATAGTCGATATAGATGGCTTGTTTTATTTATTGTATTATTTACGTATTGTATAATTGTCAGTCAAAGAACTGCTCCAGGGTTAATTACAGATCAGTTGATGGAAAAATTTACTGTTACTGCATCCACCATGGGGTTGATTGCAAGTATCCAATTTTTAGCTTATTCGGGCTTACAAATACCCGTTGGGCTTTTCTCGGATCGGTATGGACCCAATCTTTTCTTCATTAGTGGGGCCATGTTTTCGGGTGTGGGTACATTACTATATAGTACAGCTCCTAATGCTGGGGTTTTATTATTTTCGAGGATATTGGTTGGAGTTGGTGATGCTACAATTTGGGTATGCTTAGTTCTAATTCTAAGCCAATGGTTTAGAGCCCAAGAGTTTAGTAATTTGCTTGGTTTTGCTGGGATTAGTGGTAATCTTGGATTCTTATTGGCTACTTATCCATTTTCGGCCTGGATCGCTTTAACTGGGTGGAGACAATCATTTTTTATAACAGGATTAACAATTTTTGTACTAGGAGTTTTGCTTTATTTTATTCTTATTCATTTTCCAAGACGCATTGTGACTGATCCACCTGTATTAATAAAAAAGGAGCAGAAACAAGAGAAGATCTCAAAACAGCTGGTTAGATTAATTAAAGAACGACAGGCTTGGGCCACCTTCTTAAGTCATTATGGTATCGTTGGAACTTATATTGGATTCATTGGTTCATGGGCTGTTCCGTATGGTATGGAAATGTATGACCTTACACGTTCACAATCAAGCCAACTAATCATGATTGGACTTATAGGTGGGCTTATTGGATCCGCTATACTTCCCTATATAACAAACAGAATGGGTTCGGTGAAAAGACCTTTGTTAGTCGTTCATATCGCAGTTTTCCTTAGTTGGATCACTTTTCTTCTTTTAAATGGAAAACCAACGTTGTTTCTACTATACTTTTTATTTTTGATTCTAGGTTTTGGTAGTGGGTCTGCACCGTTAACTTTCGTAGCCATCCGCCAGTATTTTGATATTAAAGAAGTCGGTGTAGCTTCCGGCTTTGCCAATACCGGAGGTTTTTTAAGTGCTGTCCTACTGCCAAGTTTCTTCGGAAGTGTCTTAGACCATTACTCAGGCTCAATTGTTGTTGGATATCACTATGGTTTTATTATTCCAATAGTATTCTCGTGTTGTGGATTAATAGGAGGATTTATGCTTAAGGAACGTACTCGAGCAGTTGATGAAAATAAGAAATCTAGAAAATTAGTGGGATAA
- a CDS encoding DNA cytosine methyltransferase: protein MLNMIDLFSGVGGLSYGFETLGFNVVVANEIDSEIATAYENNHKGAKVINEDITKLDIASVFGEQKGRVQLIVGGPPCQGFSQKGSRNILGDERNFLFRYYFDVVKFLKPQYFLIENVPNILTANKGSFKTEIYSLFEEIGYKMDSAILNASNFGVPQIRRRAFILGKLGGSPLTLPMGLAEPVSVWDAISDLAFLDSGEGEFVQDYIYEPQSMYQIRMREQGEKLYNHVATKHSALAMERMQLIPPEKGREVLPNEHLTKSIYSGTWTRMVRNEPSVTITTRFDTPSSGKFTHPFLHRAITVREAARIQSFPDHFIFSGSKTAQMKQVGNAVPPLLAKAIAEVILKDVQKTESVELIEN from the coding sequence ATGTTAAATATGATTGATTTATTTTCAGGTGTAGGTGGCTTGTCCTATGGGTTTGAGACGTTAGGGTTTAACGTTGTTGTTGCGAATGAAATTGATTCAGAAATTGCAACGGCCTATGAAAATAATCATAAAGGTGCAAAAGTAATTAATGAAGATATTACGAAACTAGATATAGCAAGTGTGTTTGGGGAACAAAAGGGTCGAGTCCAGTTAATTGTCGGTGGACCACCTTGCCAAGGCTTTTCACAAAAAGGTTCAAGAAACATTCTTGGGGATGAAAGAAATTTCTTGTTCAGGTATTATTTTGATGTTGTAAAGTTCTTAAAGCCACAATATTTCTTGATTGAAAATGTCCCCAATATTTTGACTGCTAATAAAGGTTCATTCAAGACAGAAATTTATTCACTCTTCGAAGAAATCGGATATAAAATGGATTCTGCCATCCTTAATGCTTCTAATTTTGGTGTACCACAAATTAGGAGAAGAGCTTTTATTTTAGGAAAATTAGGGGGAAGTCCGCTAACGCTTCCTATGGGATTAGCTGAACCTGTTTCAGTATGGGATGCGATTAGTGATTTAGCATTTTTAGACTCTGGAGAAGGTGAATTCGTTCAGGATTATATATATGAGCCACAATCGATGTATCAAATTAGGATGCGGGAACAAGGAGAAAAGCTTTATAATCATGTAGCAACTAAGCATTCGGCTCTTGCGATGGAACGAATGCAGCTTATTCCGCCTGAAAAGGGAAGAGAAGTCTTACCAAATGAACATTTAACAAAATCAATATACAGCGGTACGTGGACACGTATGGTTAGAAATGAGCCCTCCGTCACGATCACAACTCGATTTGATACCCCATCCTCGGGGAAATTTACCCATCCATTTCTACATCGGGCGATTACTGTTCGTGAGGCGGCACGGATTCAATCTTTTCCTGATCATTTCATTTTTAGTGGTTCAAAAACTGCACAAATGAAACAAGTTGGAAATGCTGTACCGCCCTTACTTGCAAAGGCAATTGCTGAAGTAATCTTGAAAGATGTACAAAAGACTGAGAGCGTTGAGCTTATAGAAAATTAG
- a CDS encoding DNA-methyltransferase codes for MQDENDFIQIKNNDCITELKLIEDDSVDLIITDPPYNLGNFMRDRQTNLKQMRDNFFGAAGWDDLEYEEWVEGMNQFFEQANRVLKKKGSLIMFMSLMKLETIISLSAQHKFYYKTTGIWHKTNPMPRNMNLHFINSTEAWLYFVNESKTGTFNNNGQAVHDFIETSVTPKNEKEFGKHPTQKPEALFEHFVEKLTNPGETVMDPFMGSGTAGVVSKRLGRRFIGIELNSGYYEISKRRIENTELDVNLFNVDSISL; via the coding sequence ATGCAAGATGAAAATGATTTTATACAAATAAAAAACAATGACTGTATTACTGAACTTAAGCTTATAGAAGATGATTCGGTTGACTTAATTATAACGGACCCACCCTATAATCTTGGAAACTTTATGCGTGATCGCCAAACAAATTTAAAACAAATGAGAGATAACTTTTTTGGTGCAGCTGGCTGGGATGATTTGGAATATGAGGAATGGGTGGAGGGAATGAACCAATTTTTTGAGCAAGCGAATCGTGTCTTAAAAAAGAAGGGTTCATTAATAATGTTCATGTCGTTAATGAAACTTGAAACGATTATTAGCCTTTCAGCTCAGCATAAATTTTATTACAAGACAACAGGCATATGGCATAAGACGAATCCAATGCCGCGAAACATGAACTTGCATTTTATTAATTCGACAGAAGCGTGGTTGTATTTCGTAAACGAATCTAAAACAGGTACCTTTAATAATAATGGACAAGCAGTTCATGATTTTATCGAAACTTCTGTAACCCCCAAAAATGAAAAAGAATTTGGCAAACATCCAACCCAAAAGCCAGAAGCGCTTTTTGAGCATTTTGTTGAAAAATTAACCAATCCAGGTGAGACGGTTATGGACCCGTTCATGGGCAGTGGAACAGCAGGCGTAGTCAGTAAGCGTCTAGGACGAAGGTTTATCGGTATTGAATTAAATTCGGGCTACTATGAAATATCTAAACGGAGAATTGAAAACACAGAGCTGGACGTTAATCTATTTAATGTCGATTCTATTAGTCTATAA